One part of the Geoanaerobacter pelophilus genome encodes these proteins:
- a CDS encoding ABC transporter permease, with the protein MLSDEKRDMKRLIYTPSGVIHEGGAGMFRVQRMMITELLSSRELTWRLFQRDFKARYRQSALGVLWAFLMPVVTATMFLVMRNSGVVNIPETGIPYALYAITGLSIWGVFASGVSSSAASLVNAGSMVVKINFPKVSLVVAACIQGLVDFTIRLVLLGALILYYGILPSLPMSCLALLALIPIFLLTFGLGCLLSLISVLFRDIGNLINLGFTGILFITPILYPMREDSLLSRLNYWNPLNYLINVPRDLLLKGSTSDTQPFLITSIFCLVLFLTCWRLFFLAQTKIAERV; encoded by the coding sequence ATGCTTAGCGATGAAAAACGTGACATGAAGCGATTGATATACACCCCTTCCGGCGTTATCCATGAAGGCGGCGCCGGGATGTTTCGTGTTCAGAGGATGATGATCACAGAACTGTTATCTTCTAGGGAACTCACTTGGCGCTTATTTCAGCGCGACTTCAAGGCCCGTTACCGGCAATCCGCTCTGGGGGTATTATGGGCCTTTCTCATGCCAGTGGTGACTGCTACAATGTTTCTTGTGATGAGAAATTCGGGGGTAGTAAACATCCCGGAGACAGGAATCCCTTATGCTCTTTATGCCATTACAGGTCTTAGTATCTGGGGGGTATTTGCTTCCGGCGTTAGTTCATCCGCAGCGTCATTAGTTAATGCGGGGAGCATGGTGGTGAAGATCAATTTCCCAAAGGTATCCCTTGTGGTCGCTGCCTGTATCCAAGGCTTGGTAGACTTCACCATTCGCCTGGTCCTTCTTGGAGCACTTATTCTTTACTATGGAATCTTACCATCTTTACCAATGAGCTGTCTGGCGCTTCTTGCCCTGATCCCAATTTTTTTGCTTACCTTCGGGCTGGGGTGTTTGTTGTCACTCATTTCGGTTCTTTTCCGCGATATAGGCAATCTTATAAATTTGGGATTTACCGGGATATTGTTCATCACCCCAATACTCTATCCAATGCGGGAAGACTCGCTTCTGTCGCGATTAAATTACTGGAATCCCTTAAATTACCTGATAAATGTTCCGCGTGATCTCCTGCTGAAGGGTAGTACCAGCGACACGCAGCCTTTTTTGATTACCAGCATCTTCTGTTTGGTGCTTTTTCTCACTTGTTGGCGTCTTTTCTTTTTAGCGCAAACAAAAATCGCAGAGCGTGTCTGA
- a CDS encoding class I SAM-dependent methyltransferase, producing the protein MTSEQKQFIISYLNGSNSIVIYGAGYYGLLLSNLIGELDDIDVTVVDDIKKGKCGSYTINNDNSFNTITGTVVITIKDLDIATSIAQRLYAQGVTDIRLLSNRLKEFLDVFSQGGKNLQVSNYHRDDLLNRLKSFNWRKLNKDYIAYSFRYLWSWMKKSFMPSNIENAVCPVCKGSARLLCVNVWNYFIMECVACTHVFVANVPSGNAIVDFYDGYEYFTQNCAHQGITSLTDDTQWQGWLNSRMQFLDFFHILDSFYEKPAVVLELGCCEGKLLERLKKLGHHVYGCDVNAGLAALAGRTLGIDIRAGTLEEAGFQHDTFDLIIAIHTVEHLTDPHGDLVRCWSLLRKGGRILIEVPIGETDYNNPHHLHFFSERSLRELFTKLFGNISMVPSCFADANGNFCATALTVAVKL; encoded by the coding sequence ATGACTTCTGAACAGAAGCAGTTTATTATTAGTTATCTTAACGGAAGTAACAGCATTGTAATATACGGTGCTGGTTATTATGGTTTGTTGCTGTCCAATTTGATCGGAGAGCTTGACGATATAGACGTTACAGTGGTCGATGACATAAAGAAGGGTAAATGTGGTTCCTACACTATTAACAACGATAACTCATTCAACACTATTACCGGCACAGTTGTTATAACTATCAAAGATCTTGATATTGCGACATCCATTGCTCAGAGACTTTATGCCCAAGGAGTAACCGATATACGACTTCTCAGTAATCGGTTAAAAGAATTTCTTGACGTATTTAGTCAAGGAGGAAAAAATCTCCAAGTTTCTAATTATCACCGTGACGATCTATTAAATAGGTTGAAATCGTTCAACTGGCGGAAGCTAAACAAAGATTATATTGCATATTCTTTCCGCTATTTATGGTCATGGATGAAAAAATCCTTCATGCCATCCAATATAGAAAATGCTGTATGTCCAGTATGCAAAGGTTCTGCCCGCCTATTGTGCGTAAATGTCTGGAATTATTTCATTATGGAATGTGTAGCCTGCACTCATGTTTTTGTAGCTAATGTGCCATCAGGCAATGCAATTGTTGATTTCTATGACGGCTACGAATACTTCACTCAGAACTGTGCACATCAGGGAATAACGAGTCTCACAGATGATACCCAGTGGCAGGGGTGGCTGAACTCAAGAATGCAATTCCTCGATTTCTTTCATATTCTTGATAGCTTTTATGAAAAGCCGGCCGTTGTTTTAGAGCTGGGATGCTGCGAAGGGAAGCTTCTGGAACGACTTAAGAAGCTAGGTCATCACGTTTATGGCTGTGATGTAAATGCTGGACTTGCAGCCCTGGCAGGGCGAACATTGGGTATTGACATCAGGGCTGGTACATTGGAGGAAGCTGGTTTTCAGCATGATACTTTCGATCTGATCATTGCCATTCACACAGTCGAGCATTTGACAGACCCCCATGGTGATCTTGTACGATGTTGGAGTCTTCTGAGAAAAGGAGGTCGGATACTAATCGAGGTTCCGATCGGAGAGACTGATTACAATAACCCCCATCACTTACATTTCTTCAGCGAGCGATCTCTCAGAGAGTTATTTACAAAGCTCTTTGGTAACATATCGATGGTGCCGTCATGTTTTGCCGATGCAAACGGTAACTTTTGTGCAACAGCCCTTACCGTAGCAGTCAAGCTGTAA
- a CDS encoding glycosyltransferase: MRTTKSEMTKSPLFISVVIATFNRAEHLEKCLVTLDLQSCDRDSFEVIVVNDGSTDNTDEVLKSFANRCSINFRTAHHENRGVSYSRNVGISLSRGEFILFTDDDCRLPASWISQCIGHIEHLSSDVIGIGGPLDSIVEEGSRFAAEFVKYIDEFNHIPTLGRFRIRPVHVKNLTVKDVVPYLRTSNALFRKRMLIEVKGFDEVFRRPGGEDPDICFRLLALGGRFEFDTSLVVRHVCRATLAAYFKTLANYVGGEYLCRKNRRLYPFKALRLNYEYIPLQKICSSILALIGYPGAVVKASALHGHGLGHAMIFPLLVAISKKYALWIAMKCQLDEWRKAVACYQQKTN; this comes from the coding sequence GTGAGAACCACTAAATCCGAAATGACAAAGTCTCCGTTGTTTATCAGCGTTGTTATTGCCACCTTCAATCGCGCAGAACACCTTGAAAAATGCCTTGTAACACTTGATCTTCAGTCATGTGACAGGGACAGCTTTGAGGTAATTGTTGTTAACGACGGTTCCACTGATAACACAGATGAGGTTTTAAAAAGTTTTGCCAATCGCTGTTCAATCAATTTTCGCACAGCTCATCACGAAAACAGAGGCGTTTCATATTCCAGAAATGTCGGTATCAGCCTTTCTCGTGGGGAGTTCATCCTTTTTACGGACGACGATTGTCGCCTGCCAGCTTCTTGGATTTCACAGTGTATCGGGCATATCGAGCATCTCTCCTCGGATGTAATCGGGATTGGCGGTCCTTTGGACAGCATAGTGGAAGAGGGCTCTAGATTCGCAGCGGAGTTTGTAAAATATATCGATGAATTCAATCATATTCCGACACTTGGGAGATTCCGGATTCGCCCGGTTCATGTGAAAAACCTTACTGTCAAGGACGTAGTCCCTTACCTTAGAACATCAAATGCTCTGTTTAGAAAGCGGATGTTAATTGAAGTCAAGGGGTTTGATGAAGTTTTTCGTCGCCCTGGCGGCGAAGATCCTGACATCTGCTTTCGATTGCTAGCTCTCGGAGGACGTTTCGAGTTTGACACTTCACTTGTTGTCAGGCATGTGTGTAGAGCAACTCTTGCCGCTTACTTCAAGACTCTGGCGAATTATGTGGGTGGGGAATACCTCTGCAGAAAAAACAGAAGATTATACCCGTTTAAGGCGTTACGGTTAAATTATGAGTATATACCCCTGCAGAAGATATGTTCTTCGATTCTGGCCCTTATTGGCTATCCTGGTGCCGTTGTTAAGGCCTCAGCCTTACATGGGCACGGATTAGGGCATGCTATGATTTTTCCATTACTTGTGGCTATTTCAAAA
- a CDS encoding glycosyltransferase, with amino-acid sequence MKALHLALTPLAGSPIRIVNALNRHTGISARLVVLNPVAYGTRVFENDLTWIPNDEDILALIETADILHFHHWMDLADNPFHFDFGRMVARGAKVVRHFHSTANFIANNNKEILDQIKDDPFPKIVIAQHQERYYPHARLVPNIVPLSAEEYTPLTRKPAEPSIFFAPSSPRSAWYSYDPLLRWDTKGAPEIMRLLDRVKSQFCAVTVRVRQNIPHDQCLRERRQSHISVDDIVTGGYHLSSLEGLSQGIPTFAWLDGRIQKVLHELTGADELPWLNFHLEDAEQAFSALLHDPDLRTSIGKLSRAWMEKYWSEPEMIQHYVSVYHDLYENPESFLEPRFNLNCKKTYWFVQQKDDLEWTTRAKRNMPFLKKISKRFSL; translated from the coding sequence GTGAAAGCCCTTCATTTGGCACTCACTCCGCTTGCAGGTAGTCCGATACGGATCGTGAACGCCCTGAATCGACACACCGGGATTTCTGCACGGCTTGTAGTCCTGAATCCAGTAGCCTACGGGACGAGGGTTTTTGAGAATGACTTGACCTGGATCCCGAATGATGAAGATATTCTTGCACTGATAGAGACGGCAGATATTTTACATTTTCACCATTGGATGGATTTGGCTGACAACCCGTTTCACTTCGATTTCGGCCGTATGGTTGCAAGAGGGGCTAAAGTAGTAAGACATTTTCATTCAACGGCTAACTTTATAGCTAACAACAACAAAGAGATTCTTGATCAGATAAAAGATGATCCATTTCCGAAAATAGTTATCGCCCAGCATCAGGAACGGTACTATCCTCATGCGCGACTGGTACCGAACATTGTACCTCTTAGTGCCGAAGAATATACTCCTTTAACTCGAAAACCTGCTGAGCCATCGATTTTCTTTGCACCGAGTTCCCCACGATCAGCATGGTATTCTTATGACCCTCTGCTGCGTTGGGATACTAAGGGCGCCCCGGAAATAATGCGTCTTCTTGATCGGGTGAAGAGTCAGTTTTGCGCTGTTACTGTCAGGGTACGGCAAAATATTCCTCACGACCAATGCTTAAGGGAGCGCCGGCAAAGTCATATTTCCGTTGACGATATTGTTACGGGCGGGTATCACCTTTCTAGCCTGGAAGGGTTGTCACAGGGAATTCCGACTTTTGCCTGGCTTGATGGCAGGATACAGAAGGTATTACACGAGCTGACTGGTGCCGATGAATTGCCGTGGTTGAATTTTCATCTTGAAGATGCAGAACAAGCTTTTTCTGCGCTCCTTCATGATCCGGATCTTCGCACCTCAATTGGTAAACTTTCTCGTGCCTGGATGGAGAAGTACTGGTCAGAGCCGGAGATGATTCAACATTATGTAAGTGTCTACCACGATCTGTACGAAAACCCGGAATCTTTTTTAGAGCCGAGGTTCAATTTGAATTGCAAAAAAACTTATTGGTTTGTTCAGCAAAAAGATGATCTTGAGTGGACTACCAGAGCTAAGAGAAATATGCCTTTTTTAAAAAAAATATCGAAAAGGTTCAGTTTATAG
- a CDS encoding radical SAM protein, translated as MNRTRRVKIVTGLKCNIRCVFCYYRDNLDAPNRKSDEILQDLRYAYRRGVREVDFSGGEPTVHPDLPKLIIAAKQQGMERVCIISNGWRLADSKYMGILKDAGLDEILFSVHGSNETVHDELTATPGSFARISAAMKNAVDLGLAVRVNTVVNRVNLADIIVVSRFVANFRPIQVNFITVNDWCFAKNLVDKLMVRYTDMAPHLHSACDYLESLVPAVNVRYIPYCFMQGYERFVCNHRQVPYDPYEWVPRVRARLEQGTGLIRYLAILGYGLIVAGEAKNLFRKNFAKLLDAAVTEGLRCRFYTKALTCNSCRFFELCDGVENTYATEHGLGELCSVSGGRILDPVCFRREGSSELMAYAE; from the coding sequence GTGAATAGGACCAGGCGAGTAAAGATTGTAACAGGTCTTAAGTGCAATATACGTTGCGTTTTCTGTTACTACCGTGACAATCTTGATGCCCCAAACCGGAAATCAGATGAGATACTGCAGGACCTTCGCTACGCCTACAGGCGCGGAGTTCGAGAGGTTGACTTTTCTGGCGGTGAACCTACGGTGCATCCCGATCTACCGAAGTTAATTATCGCTGCAAAGCAGCAGGGTATGGAACGGGTGTGTATTATCAGTAACGGTTGGAGACTGGCGGACTCCAAATACATGGGCATTCTTAAGGATGCCGGACTTGATGAGATCCTCTTTTCCGTTCACGGTTCAAACGAGACCGTCCACGATGAACTGACCGCAACCCCTGGCAGCTTTGCCCGCATCTCAGCTGCCATGAAAAATGCTGTAGATCTCGGTCTGGCTGTTCGCGTCAATACGGTGGTAAACCGGGTAAATCTTGCCGACATCATCGTTGTAAGCCGTTTTGTTGCCAATTTCAGGCCAATTCAGGTCAACTTCATAACTGTGAACGACTGGTGCTTTGCCAAGAACCTTGTTGACAAGCTAATGGTACGCTACACAGATATGGCTCCGCACCTCCATAGTGCCTGTGATTATCTGGAGTCTCTTGTTCCTGCGGTTAATGTTCGTTACATCCCTTATTGTTTTATGCAGGGGTACGAGCGGTTTGTCTGCAATCACCGGCAGGTACCCTATGATCCTTACGAATGGGTGCCACGGGTTAGAGCGAGGCTGGAGCAGGGTACAGGACTAATTCGTTACTTGGCAATCCTAGGATATGGACTGATTGTGGCAGGTGAAGCAAAAAATCTGTTCAGAAAGAATTTTGCCAAACTGCTGGATGCGGCAGTAACCGAAGGGTTGCGCTGTCGTTTCTATACGAAAGCCCTAACATGTAATTCATGCCGATTCTTTGAGCTTTGCGACGGCGTTGAAAATACCTATGCTACCGAACATGGCCTTGGGGAGCTTTGCTCAGTAAGTGGTGGCCGAATTCTGGACCCTGTTTGTTTTAGACGCGAAGGATCAAGTGAGCTGATGGCCTATGCCGAATAA
- a CDS encoding ABC transporter ATP-binding protein, with product MTAENVVSVRGVAKKYCRTLNHTMFYGATDLLRSFIGFSPSGERLRRGEFWALEDVNIEVAPGECIGLIGPNGAGKSTFLKMLNGIFMPDRGEIRVSGRVGALIEVGAGFHPLLTGRENVYVNGAILGMSRHEIDRELDSIIDFAGIADFIDSPVKHYSSGMYVRLGFAVAAHLRPEILLIDEVLAVGDLSFQIKCLNHIQALLGNGTSVLFVSHNLYQVQRICTSAVLVADGKVSEKNDPERVIADYEERYGMAAMVKGVPEESRALVFRDAEIVSDEKQTDDGYYRSVTGQPLVIELGYALNEHIDSGVQIGFLIKTAEGQRVFGGTTRCVETLLPGNAGEYRMRLEFPSSLLLQGNYQISFSAFDGNYIRQLGAWERSILLRVTTPGYNGLHAIGCVQMPCLASLVGQGADPADLMRQDQ from the coding sequence ATGACTGCAGAGAACGTGGTTAGCGTCAGGGGAGTGGCTAAGAAATACTGTCGGACCCTAAATCATACCATGTTTTATGGCGCAACCGACTTGTTGCGAAGTTTTATTGGCTTCTCGCCATCAGGCGAGCGCTTGCGCCGCGGCGAATTTTGGGCTCTTGAAGATGTGAATATCGAGGTAGCTCCAGGAGAATGCATCGGTCTGATCGGCCCCAACGGCGCTGGTAAGTCGACATTCCTTAAGATGCTTAACGGCATATTTATGCCAGACCGGGGCGAGATCAGGGTCTCAGGGAGGGTCGGTGCGCTGATCGAGGTGGGAGCCGGATTCCATCCTCTGTTGACCGGTAGGGAAAATGTTTATGTCAACGGCGCAATATTAGGCATGTCCAGGCATGAAATCGATCGGGAACTGGACTCTATCATCGATTTTGCCGGTATTGCAGATTTCATCGATTCTCCGGTCAAACACTATTCAAGTGGTATGTATGTTCGTCTGGGATTTGCTGTAGCAGCTCATCTTCGCCCGGAAATCCTCCTGATTGACGAAGTGCTGGCGGTAGGTGATTTGAGTTTCCAGATCAAATGCCTTAATCACATTCAGGCATTGCTGGGAAATGGCACATCAGTGCTGTTTGTTTCGCATAACCTGTATCAGGTGCAGAGAATATGCACTTCCGCGGTTCTGGTCGCTGACGGCAAGGTTTCCGAAAAGAATGATCCTGAAAGAGTCATCGCTGACTATGAAGAGCGCTATGGTATGGCTGCTATGGTAAAGGGGGTGCCTGAGGAGAGCAGAGCACTCGTGTTCCGAGATGCTGAAATTGTCTCTGACGAAAAGCAAACCGATGACGGCTATTACCGGTCTGTTACGGGGCAACCGCTGGTGATAGAACTCGGGTATGCTCTTAATGAGCATATTGACAGCGGAGTGCAGATAGGCTTTCTCATAAAGACCGCTGAAGGTCAACGGGTATTCGGTGGGACCACAAGGTGCGTCGAGACTCTATTGCCTGGAAATGCTGGCGAGTATAGGATGCGTCTTGAGTTTCCTTCTTCATTACTGCTGCAGGGTAATTACCAGATATCTTTTTCGGCGTTCGACGGTAACTATATCCGGCAATTGGGCGCATGGGAGAGGTCAATCTTGCTCCGGGTGACAACCCCAGGCTATAACGGTCTCCATGCCATTGGTTGTGTCCAAATGCCCTGCCTTGCATCTCTTGTAGGTCAGGGAGCAGATCCCGCTGACTTGATGAGGCAAGACCAGTGA
- a CDS encoding radical SAM protein, translating into MPNNRGNLTKALTSRGVLWLGQTCNQRCEFCYFVDRVKSDDHPEKPFMGLDKAKSICRTLVDFYGNTAVDIQGGEPTIYPSIFELVSYCREIGLAPTLITNALLLENYTACERFKVAGVQDFLVSIQGIGDIHDRLVGVPGAHQRQLSALQNMRQLSIPFRFNTVMTKSAIAQFPAIARLTVETGARTVNFITFNPFGDQAEKGKRGVENVPRYSEVKPYLQAALDILAQAGIEANVRYFPLCILDEQYRASVYNFQQLSYDPCEWDFASWGWTGLGSQRTKEGPLTPPVQPSTNRLMYRCKTIIKRLAANPVFGPLLYSTYKLFTSPPAGRDVKERRYREIARLHAQEHCHYVYGADCMKCNLKDICDGLHGDYAGVFGTTEVRPVTEGRSIHDPCHYIRHQKKVEHIMAENRGCSNFG; encoded by the coding sequence ATGCCGAATAATAGGGGCAACCTCACAAAAGCTTTGACCTCCCGTGGTGTACTGTGGCTAGGGCAAACTTGTAACCAGCGATGTGAATTTTGCTATTTTGTCGATCGGGTCAAGTCGGATGATCATCCTGAAAAACCATTTATGGGGTTAGACAAGGCAAAGTCCATCTGCAGAACCCTTGTCGATTTTTATGGGAACACTGCTGTTGACATTCAAGGTGGCGAGCCGACCATATATCCGAGTATTTTCGAACTGGTTTCTTATTGCCGTGAGATAGGGCTTGCTCCCACACTTATTACCAACGCATTACTACTTGAAAACTACACTGCCTGCGAACGATTCAAGGTTGCCGGGGTGCAAGACTTTTTGGTGAGCATACAAGGCATCGGTGACATTCATGACCGTCTTGTCGGTGTGCCTGGAGCTCATCAGAGGCAGTTAAGCGCGTTGCAGAACATGCGTCAGTTGTCCATTCCGTTTCGTTTCAATACTGTTATGACCAAGTCGGCGATTGCTCAGTTCCCTGCGATTGCCAGACTTACAGTTGAGACTGGAGCCAGAACCGTTAATTTCATCACATTCAACCCGTTTGGGGATCAGGCCGAAAAGGGGAAGAGGGGGGTGGAGAACGTCCCGCGTTATTCAGAGGTCAAGCCTTATCTCCAGGCGGCCCTTGATATACTGGCCCAGGCCGGCATAGAGGCTAACGTCAGGTACTTTCCTCTTTGTATTCTTGATGAGCAATACAGGGCTTCGGTCTATAACTTCCAGCAACTTTCCTATGATCCATGCGAATGGGATTTTGCTTCATGGGGTTGGACCGGTCTTGGCTCTCAAAGGACAAAGGAAGGGCCGTTAACTCCGCCGGTTCAGCCGAGCACTAACAGGTTGATGTATCGTTGCAAAACGATTATTAAACGATTAGCTGCAAATCCGGTGTTTGGTCCATTGTTGTACTCAACATACAAGCTCTTTACATCACCTCCAGCGGGCAGGGATGTCAAAGAGCGGCGCTATCGTGAAATTGCGCGATTGCATGCCCAGGAGCATTGTCATTATGTCTATGGTGCTGACTGCATGAAGTGCAACTTAAAGGATATCTGTGACGGCTTGCATGGTGATTATGCTGGCGTTTTCGGCACAACTGAGGTCAGGCCTGTAACTGAGGGCCGCTCAATCCATGATCCTTGTCACTATATTCGTCATCAAAAAAAAGTTGAGCATATTATGGCCGAGAATCGGGGATGTTCAAATTTTGGGTGA
- a CDS encoding radical SAM protein, with product MTEFRKTTKRVLAKRGVLWLGQTCNFHCQFCYFLDRIKSRDHPEHPFMSLSKAKKICRTLVDFYGNTSIDIQGGEPTIYPEIHELVSYCREIGLLPTLITNAMVLSKKDACIKLKEAGVRDLLISVHGLRDAFDTIVGVKGAHEKQMVALKNLAEVGIPFRFNCVLSKTALPQLSEIARLAVESGARVVNFIAFNPFEDQQKLGMRSVDNVPTYSEVSGYLMAAMDILEQGDVECNVRYFPLCMVEERYRKSIYNFQQLPFDIHEWDYASWSWTGLQSQRMKDGDTSEPIPFEDAVYEPITYPGRLQQLALKVRESIATHPRLLKAAIALNRGISRSVNGSTGHSGTESLEELYRANAKVRAKCHCCYVYADKCSCCSLQEICDGFHGDYAALFTAQEARPVMLPEKINDPKYYISLQEKVVEEEEYGWAL from the coding sequence ATGACCGAATTCAGGAAGACCACGAAACGCGTTCTGGCAAAGAGAGGGGTTCTTTGGCTTGGCCAGACATGCAACTTCCACTGCCAGTTCTGTTATTTTCTTGACCGGATCAAGAGCCGTGACCACCCGGAACACCCCTTCATGTCACTGTCAAAGGCGAAAAAAATCTGCAGGACCCTGGTGGATTTTTATGGAAACACTTCTATTGACATCCAGGGGGGGGAGCCGACAATTTATCCCGAGATCCATGAACTAGTCTCTTATTGCCGGGAGATCGGTTTGTTGCCGACCCTTATCACCAATGCAATGGTCCTGTCAAAGAAAGACGCGTGTATAAAACTCAAGGAGGCAGGCGTTCGCGACCTTCTGATAAGTGTTCATGGGTTACGCGATGCCTTTGACACCATTGTTGGGGTCAAGGGGGCCCATGAGAAGCAGATGGTCGCTCTCAAGAATCTGGCCGAAGTGGGGATTCCGTTCCGATTCAACTGCGTGCTTTCAAAAACGGCACTGCCTCAACTGAGTGAGATAGCTCGTCTCGCTGTGGAATCAGGCGCCAGGGTAGTTAATTTCATTGCTTTTAATCCGTTTGAGGACCAGCAGAAGCTTGGAATGAGATCTGTGGATAATGTACCAACGTACAGCGAGGTCTCCGGGTACCTGATGGCGGCGATGGATATTCTGGAGCAGGGGGATGTGGAGTGTAACGTGCGTTATTTCCCTCTCTGTATGGTAGAGGAGCGTTATCGTAAGTCTATTTACAATTTCCAACAGCTGCCGTTTGACATTCATGAGTGGGATTACGCTTCGTGGTCGTGGACTGGGCTACAGAGCCAACGGATGAAAGATGGCGACACCTCTGAGCCAATACCTTTTGAGGATGCCGTTTATGAGCCGATAACTTATCCAGGAAGGCTGCAGCAGCTGGCCCTCAAAGTACGGGAATCGATAGCCACTCATCCACGGCTTCTCAAGGCGGCAATTGCCTTGAATCGAGGGATAAGCAGGAGCGTTAATGGCAGCACTGGGCACTCAGGAACAGAATCTCTGGAAGAGCTCTATCGCGCCAATGCAAAAGTCCGGGCAAAATGCCATTGCTGTTACGTTTATGCTGATAAATGCTCATGCTGCTCGCTGCAAGAGATTTGCGACGGCTTTCATGGTGATTATGCAGCTCTTTTCACTGCACAGGAGGCCAGACCTGTGATGCTGCCGGAAAAGATCAATGATCCTAAATACTATATTTCACTCCAGGAAAAAGTTGTCGAAGAGGAAGAATATGGCTGGGCACTATAA
- a CDS encoding glycosyltransferase family 2 protein: protein MAGHYKVRDVLEDARLEQTRTAAPLVSVVVTSFNYASYVTDCLSSIACQDYPFFHVVVVDDCSTDESVRVIKDFIDSSAGGERFELVCHDQNKGQLGAFKTGLAHARGSFVTYVDADDLLLGDFISSHVRIHLGMEPVAFTSSDQYQINERSEILSGHHADLQAKGKFRFIGPRSLHRPFWLWATTSSMMFRKAVLELVMPDTIDHFRICADNYISHFANLVGGSLLLPEVHGCYRRHGMNCFSSNSLVGGCHPTGNMKHHPSHDLVRQTILDTLIRKHEEFSAVLSEGGYEGLLARTVIGWEIYRVSRINDSFNRERSPFFPLKISLQSFSIRLSTKIHQVTAFAKNVLR, encoded by the coding sequence ATGGCTGGGCACTATAAGGTCAGGGATGTGTTGGAAGATGCCAGGCTTGAACAGACCCGAACTGCGGCTCCGTTGGTCAGCGTTGTGGTGACGAGTTTCAACTATGCATCATATGTAACCGACTGTCTTAGCTCCATTGCTTGTCAGGACTATCCATTTTTTCATGTTGTGGTAGTTGATGACTGTTCAACTGACGAATCAGTGCGAGTAATTAAAGATTTTATTGATTCTTCTGCAGGTGGTGAGCGTTTTGAACTTGTCTGCCATGACCAGAACAAAGGGCAACTTGGTGCATTCAAGACCGGACTTGCTCATGCTCGCGGATCGTTTGTCACGTATGTGGATGCAGATGATCTGCTGCTGGGAGATTTTATCAGTTCGCATGTTCGTATCCATCTGGGGATGGAGCCGGTGGCTTTTACATCTTCTGACCAGTATCAGATTAACGAGCGAAGTGAGATACTGTCCGGCCACCATGCAGATCTGCAGGCCAAAGGGAAATTCAGATTCATTGGGCCGAGATCTCTTCATAGGCCTTTCTGGCTTTGGGCAACTACGAGCTCAATGATGTTCCGCAAGGCGGTCCTGGAACTGGTAATGCCTGATACCATTGACCATTTCAGGATATGCGCCGACAATTATATAAGCCACTTTGCCAATCTTGTCGGGGGGTCTTTGCTATTACCCGAGGTGCACGGCTGTTATCGTCGGCATGGCATGAACTGTTTCAGTTCCAATTCGCTGGTTGGAGGGTGCCATCCAACCGGGAACATGAAACATCACCCAAGCCATGACTTGGTGAGGCAGACCATCCTTGATACCTTGATACGCAAGCATGAGGAGTTCAGCGCTGTTCTTTCAGAAGGTGGATATGAGGGGCTGTTGGCAAGGACGGTAATCGGTTGGGAAATATACAGAGTGTCGCGCATTAATGACTCGTTTAATAGAGAACGTAGTCCATTTTTTCCCCTCAAGATATCATTGCAGTCCTTCTCCATTCGCTTATCGACTAAAATTCATCAGGTCACGGCTTTTGCTAAAAATGTTCTGAGATGA